taggatgcaaatttctgtttgaaaaagctagccttagcttttctaactgcctgtgtatatttgttcctaacttccctgaaaagttgcatatcgcgggggctattcgatgctaatgcagaacgccacaggatgtttttgtgctggtcaagggcagacaggtctggagtgaaccaaggcctatatctattcctagttctaattttttggagtggggcatgcttatttaagatggtgaggaaggcacttttaaagaatagccaggcatcatctactgaagggatgaggtcaatttcattccaggataccccggccaggtcgattagaaaggcctgcttgcagaagtgttttagggagcgtttgacagtgatgagggggtggtcgtttggtcgcagacccattacggatgcaggcaatgaggcagtgatcgctgagatcttgattgaaaacagcagaggtgtatttggagggcgagttggttaggatgacatctatgagggtgtttacgaatttggggttgtacctggtaggttcattgataatttgtgtgacattgagggcatcaagcttagattgtagggtggccgtggtgttaagcatgtcccagtttaggtcacctagtagcacgagctcagaagatagatggggggcaatcaattcacatatggtattgaGGGCACAGccgggggcagagggaggtctatagcaagcggcaacagtgagagacttgtttctggaaaggtacaTTTTTATTAGATTGCAacatctttgcagtagattgcaacaccgccccttttggcagttctatgttgaaggtggtctatagcaagcagcaacAGTAAGAGACTTGTTTATGGAAaagtgaatttttagaagtagaagctcaaaatatttgggtacagacttggatggTAAtatagaactctgcaggctatctttgcagtagattgcaacaccgccccctttggcagttctatcttggcgggaaatgttatagttagcgatggagatttcagggtttttggtggttttcctaagccaggattcagacactgcTAAGACATCTGTgctggcagagtgtgctaaagcagtgagtaaaacaaacttagggagtaggcttctaatgttaacacgcatgaaaccaatgcttttgcggttacagaagtcaacaaatgagagcacctggggagtgggagtggagctaggcactgcaggacgtggattaacctccacatcaccagagaaacagaggagaagtaTGATAagtgtacggctaaaggctatacgaactggccgtctagcacgttcggaacagagagtaaaaggagcagctTAGTTAACTTATCTGCCCTGTGCACGAAACCATAGAAAGGTTAACAGTACATTGATTTCCCTTGCTTTATTATTAATACATACGAAAAAATTACATTGCATATTTTTGAAAATCGGATCATATTTGATCTCACAGCCAGCTTCACAGACCTTAGCTAGCTGAAaatgtagctaacgttaactagctgttactgtagctagctagatagctagcttatGCAACCTCATAAACAATGATGCAATGATTTTAAAGGCATTGAAGCACAATTTCAATGAAGACCATAATTTCATGTATAGCTACTATTTGCTCCCAATTTGCTACTGTATTGTGTTGTGACATTGGTTAGACTGCTGTGTGAATTACCTTTACTCTGGTAACGTTAATTCAAATTGTCTTTCAGACACAGGTTCAGATATATCTGGTCCTGTTTTAGGTTGGTGATAGGATTGATACTCCCTGTCAAAATGTTGTATAAGCCAGTGCATATCTTGGATGTTATGTCAGCTTGTTTACAGAAGGATTTGGCCCAGATCCTTCCTCCCCTTCGGTGTTACTTAGCTCACATTTTCTGCTATAGCTGACCTCCAAAAAAATACCCATTATATGTTGTTTTCCCCCAAAAGGTACACCTGAACAGAATCTGTAGTATCCTGTTTGATTCAATGCCTTGCTGTTCATAGGACTACACAAAATGCTGCTGAATTGTACATATCGTAATGGTAGCTTTCACGTTTGATAGGCATGAGAGCAGTTATGTTTACGTTTATGTTATGCCATTTACTGAAAAATACATTtcctctgtagtctggtctcctcCAGAGGTTTCAAAGCAACTTGGTGGTGGCAGAGCACAACAATGACAAGCTGACCCCCATTACGCTGAGTGCTATTACTGCAGTCAAGAAACTAGGAGACGTGTCCTGTTTGGTTGCTGGAACAGACTGCAAAGGTAGGCTAAATCTTGGGTTTGATCAGATGGTGTCtaaagaaagtattcacactccttgacttttttaacattttgttgttacagcctgaattaaaaatgggttgaatttatattttgtgtcactagcctacacacaataccccatattgtcaaagtggaattatgtttaaattttttttaacaaattcattaaaaatgaaaagctgaaatgtcttgagtcaataagtatttaacccatTTGTAATGGCAAGCCTAAGTAAGTTCTGGAGTAAaactgcttaacaagtcacaataagttacatggactcactctgtgtgcaataatagtgtttaacatgctttttgagtgactacctcatctctgtaccctaaCCGTACaatttatctgtaaggtccctcagtcgagcagtgaatacacccagtcactacaaagttacaggcatccttcctaactcatgtGCCGGAGTGGAAGGAAactactcagggatttcaccatgaggccaatggtgactttaaaacagttagagtttaatggctgtaatatgagaactgaggatggatcaacaacattgttgttactccaatactaacctaattgacagtggGAAAAGGaagacagaatacaaatattccaaaacatgcagcctgtttgcaacaaggcactaaagtaaaactgcaaaaaaagtaGCAAAGAAAATAACTTTATGTTCTgaacacaaagtgttatgtttggggcaaacacaacacatcactgagtaccactcttcatattttcaaacatggtggtggctgcatcatgttatgggtatgcttgtcatcaacaAGGACTAGGAAGTTTTTTTAGgctaaaaataaacggaatagagttaagcacaggtaatatcctagaggaaaaccaggTTCAGTGTGCATTCCaatagacactgggagacaaattcacctttcagcaggaaaataatctaaaacacaaggccaaatatacactggagttgcttaccaagacgatattgaatgttcctgagaggcctagttacagttttgacttaaatgggCTTGAAGATCTATGCCTTGGGTGTGAATActtgcactacatgaccaaaagtatgtggtcacCTGCTATTCtgacatctcatttcaaaatcatggtcattaatatggagttggtccccccccccctttgctgctataacagcctccactcttctgtgagggttttccactagattttggaagattgctacggggacttgcttccattcagtcacaatagcattagtgaggtcgggcacaaaTGTTGGGCTAATAGGAGTTCCAATTCtacccaaaggtgtttgatggagttgaggtcagggctctgtgcaggccaagtCAAGTTCTTCCCCACCGATCTCAAAAAAGCATTTCTGtaaggacctcgctttgtgcacaggtgcattgtcatgctgaaacaggtaagggccttccccaaagtgttgccacaaagttggaagcacagaatcgtctagaatgtcattgtatgctgtagcattaagatttcccttaactggaactaaggggcctagcccgaacaatgaaaaacagccccagaccattattcctcctccaccaaactttacagttggcgctatgcattCAGGTAATTAGCGTTCTTCtgccatccaccaaacccagatttgtctgtcggactaccagatggtgatgtgtgattcatcactccagagaacgcttttccactgctccagagtccaatggtggcgagctttataccactccaaccgatccttggcattgcgcatggtgatcttaggcttgtgtgtggctgctcggccatggaaaaccatttcatgaagctcccaatgaacatttcttgtgctgacactgcttccagaggcagtttggaactctgtaggagtgttgcaaccgagaagagacgatttttacgcgcttcagcactcgccggtcccattctgtgagcttgtttggCTTACCACTAcgcagctgagctgttgttgctcatagacgtttccactttacaataacagcactgacagttgactggggcagctctagcaggacagaaatttgactaactgacttgttggaaaggtggtatcctatgacagtgctacgttgagtcactgagctcttcagtaaggcctttctactgccaatgtttgtctatggaggttgcatggctgtgtgctctatttttatacacctgtcggaaaacaggtatggctgaaatagctgaatcaactaatttgaaggggtgtacacATACATacgtatgtaaatgagattttacatttattgaaaatataaAAACATGTGTCCACTTAGATAAAAGTGCTCAAGGTTGACCTATTTTGCAtaatgaatgttttggcattcaggtacAAAAAGTAACTTTCTGAGCACTTCCACAATGGGCAAATATTTATGGGAAAAGATAAACGGTTGAGATTTATATCTTTTAAAAGCTGACAAACAGGGTTTACCCATTAAATGTCTattagctaaaaaaaaaaaaaaatcagatttGTCATTCACATACAGTAAGTTTTATATTTGAGTTTGTATTGTGCCTGCCATAGGTCGAGACACAACATGCGCTTAAATACAGGGCAGGTTTCATGTTTTTTCTGATCAATTTACTAAAATGGGAATAGATCGTTAAAGGTCTATTGGAAGTGAGTTGGAAGTTTTACTTCAGCATCTTACTTAAAAATCTGagtaataaaacaaataaaatcgATTTGCGTGTGGTGTTAACAGCAACTTGCATGTCTTTCCACAGAGGAATTGACTCCACTTATACTGTCAACCCAGAagcagttgtcacgtcctgaccagtataaggggttatttgttattgcagtttggtcaggacgtgaaagggggtgtttgtttagagtgtttcggggtttgttgggctatgttcatatttaagaggggtgtgtttgtttagagtgtttcggggttgttgggctatgttctttgttagtctatttctatgttagttctagtatatctatttctatgtggtgtttgttgggttgaccttcaattggaagcagctgctcctagttgcttctaattgaaggtcctatttaagaggggtgtttttctatgggatttgtgggtagttgtttcttgtttagctgtgtgcctgacaagactggtATCGGCGatgtgtttgtatatgtgtgttttggttttccttctttatgcctattaaaaagaagatgagtatacacattcctgtTGCGTTTTGGTCTAATCCATATGACAGCAGTTCAACTTCACCCATATCTGTGCTGGAGCGTCTGCATTTGGGAAAGTAAGGTTATAAGAcccttatatacagttgaagtcggaagtttacatacacttaggttcaagtcattaaaactcgtttttcaaccactccacaaatttcttgttaacatactatagttttggcaagtcgtttaggacatgtactttgtggatgacacaagtaattttttcaacaattgtttacagacagattatttcacttataattcactatatcacaattccagtaggtcagaagtttacatacactgagttgactgtgcctttaataaacagcttggaaaattccagaaaattatgtcatggctttagaagcaagcttctgataggctagttgacatcatttgagtcaattggaggtgtacctgtggatgtatttcaaggcctaccttcaacctcagtgcctctttggttgacataatgggaaaatccaaagaaatcagccaagacctcagaagaaaaattgtagacctctacaagtctggttcatccttgggagcaatttccaaacgcctgaaggtaccacgttcatctgtacaaacaatagtatgcaagtataaacaccatgggaccacgcagccgtcataccgctcaggaaggagatgcgttctgtctcctagagatgaatgtactttggtgcgaaaagtgcaaataaatcccagaacaacagcaaaggacctagtgaagatgctggaggaaatgggtacaaaagtatctatatccacagtaaaacgaggcctatatcgacataacctgaaaggccgctcagcaaggaagaagccactgctccgaaaccgcaataaaaaagccagtccatggtttgcaactgcacatggggacaaagatcatactttttggacaaatgtcctctggtctcatgaaacaaaaatagaactgtttggccataatgaccatcgttatgtttggaggaaaaaacgggaggcttgcaagccgaagaacaccatcctaaccttgaagcacggggttggcagcatcatgttgtggggggtgctttgctgcaggagggactgatgcacttcacaaaatagatggcatcatgaggtgggaaaattatgtggatatattgaagcaacatctcaagacatcagtcaggaagttaaagcttggtcacatgggtcttccaaatggacaatgaccccaagcatacttccaaagttttggaaaaatggcttaaggacaacaaagtcaaggtattggagtggccatcacaaagccctgacctcaatcttatagaacatttgtgagccgaactgaaaaagcatgtgcgtgcaaggaggcctacaaacctgactcagttacaccagctctgtcaggaagaatgggccaaaattcacccaacttattgtggggagcttgtggaaggctacccaaaacgtttgacccgagttaaacaatttaaaggcaatgctaccaaatactaattgagtgtatgtaaacgtctgacccactgggaatgtgatgaaggaaataaacACTGAagttaatcattctctctactattattcagacattttcacattcttaaaataaagtggggatcctaactgacctaagacaggaatttttactcagattaaatgtcaggaattgtgaaaaactgagttgaaatgtatttggctaaggtgtatgtaaacttccgacttcaactgaacatACCTTCAGGTCATTTGTCACTTCTTAGCAAAGCGATCTGCCTGCAGATGATTTGATGTATTTCGTAGGATGTATTTGGTTTCATAATCCTTGTGTAAAAAACATAGCTGTTATGAGTATGCTGTATTTTCATTCATGCCATGGTTTCTGGAACTTATTTGTAGAGCATCTTTGGCTGATCGTTACAGATTGCCTTATATCCCTGCTTATTTACCAATCTGTCTTTTCTAGAATCTGCTCCCTAGAGTGGCTGCCAAGTTGGATGTTGCTCCTATTTCAGACGTTATTGAGATCAAATACCCTGACACCTTTGACAGAACCATCTATGCCGGTAAGTagctttttgtgaatgtgttaTGAGAAGATACATTTGAACTAAAGCATATTGCTATTGTTTTTACCCCAAACCAACCtaaagtgccttgcaaaagtattcatcccccttggtgtttttccaatATCTTTGTATTACAACCtgcaatttaaatgtatttttatgtattttttgtgtatttttattttgaatagttatgcacgctcaaatttgtatttattttttggttatttcttgtttgtttcacaataaaaaatatcttgcatcttcaaagtggtaggcatgttatgtaaataaaatgatacaaaccccccaaaaatttattaattccaggttgtaaggcaacacaataggaaaaatgccaagggggtgaatactttcgcaagccactgtatactaCTAAGATATCCTTCAGAATTCTTGAGCACATTTTAATTCACCAATGCACTTTAGAGTGCTTTAGAAATTTTTTGAGACTCAATATGGATTTTGTTTGATATTATCATTGGAAATCAATTGAATTTGTTACTGCATTTGGGACTGCTCTTATGAATTTGACCAGTAACTCTCCATGTACTGTACCATGGGGAACTGGTTTGCTTTTAGATATAGAGCCAATTCAGTCTTTTGGCAATACCAGCAATGACTAGATCCCAAAAGCCTAATTTCTCAATTGCACTTATGGGCTTTGAATGAATCAAAATGACATTATCCACTTAAACCGTTGCTGTTTAATTGTCATGTCCAAATAGGTCATATTGAAAACTCATGGTGAACCTTGAGCCCAGAAGATGTTTCCCAAATTAGATTCTGTGAAATTAATTCTCTACTTTTATTTCCCATTTGTCATCAGAAGAGTTGCATGAGGTTTAGAGTTAGATAACAAAACATCACTGTTTGTCTCATTCACAGGAAATGCTCTCAGCACTGTCAAGTGTAATGACAATGTCAAGGTTTTCACTGTCAGAGGGACATCCTTTGAGCCCACTGAGGTGGAGGGAGGCAGTGCTACATCAGAGGAAGGTAGCTATAGTACTAACCATGCACTGATAAACACATGAAAAGCATACATACAAAAGCCATTGTTCTTGTTTATCATTCTaaaataattatttaatttcCTTACTGGATAACTTATTTTGTCAGGGTATAGTTAAAAGCAAGAACTTGAGATACAGTTTTATTTAATATGATCCTCTGACGATCCCCATGAGTTGTTTATTTCAGTTGCTACGTCTAATTCCGCTGGGATGTCTGATTGGCTGGAAGCAACCTTGACCAAGACTGACCGTCCAGAGCTGACCAGTGCTAAGGTTGTGGTGTCTGGAGGTAGAAGTCACCTTCAGCTCATCATACCATTTGccttatgtaaccgatgtgaaatggctggttagttagcggtggtgcgcgctaatagtgtttcaatcagtgacgtcactcgctctgagacttgaagtagggtttccccttgcgttgcaagggccgcggcttttgtggcgcgatgggtaacgatgcttcgtggggtgtcagttgttgatgtgtgcaagggtccctggttcgagcccgggttggggcgaagagagggacggaacctacactgttacacttacacatcagtttatttgtcatgttcaTGAAAACGTTTAAATAAATCATTATTGTCTTGTCCTTTTAGGAAGGGGACTGAAGAATGGAGAGAACTTCAAGCTGCTCTATGACCTTGCTGACAAAATGAATGCTGCAGGTAAGTGGGTAATTTAGAATGAGTCTTTCAATGACAACAAATGTTACTTTCTATATTTAAATAACTGATAAATTATTGGTGAAAAAATTGGattgcatttttttgtccattagcAGTAAAGTAGGTTTGAATTGATTTCCCCCACAGTTGGTGCTTCCAGAGCTGCTGTGGATGCTGGATATGTCCCCAATGACATGCAGGTTGGACACACTGGCAAGATCGTGGCCCCCGTAAGTGACAAACTCTGGAACATTTTACACTCATCCTATTCTTTGATAGGCAATGTTGTGCTCAATGGTGTCATCTGTAATAATATTGCACAATTTTTCAAGATACCGGTAAACCTTTTGTGGGTCTAAacttacaatttttttctgaaaaTGCGAATATATGTTTTCTGAGGAGTTACCCACCCACTATCTATTATTGTGCAAGTTACCCGCAGCTTGACAAAGACCTGTTAGACAATTCCTGGAATTCAGTGTTCTAAAGATGGGAATTTAACCTTTTTAAAAGGGCAAAGGGATCCATTATCCGGTTCAACTGGGATATCCTAGCTGTGGTTATCCACACATTAGACCCCACGAAATGTAGTTAATGGCACATATAGGCTCCTAAATGATTTAGCTGATCCATTAAAGAGCAGTGCACAGTGCAGTGGATGTCTGCTCAGACCCCCAGATCAGGTCATTCTTCCCAAATTGTATTTTGCTAATGTTTTGACAAGATTGTCATGTAGGCTTAATGTATTAAATACAATTTGAATTGCAGTTTTTTTTTATCCTGTTCATATTTGTCCGTCAGTTGTTCATTGTCTTCATGCACACCACTCAAAGGATTCACATAAATATTAGAAGGTAATTTCTTATCGCTACCTTCAGGCATTGTTAGGACAGAACCATGCATGTCTTATCAGTGTTACGGTCTGTCTGCCGCCTTTTTAAAATTTTTATAAATGTCCCCTTGAATTATTCCCTATGAGTGACATAGCCCAAAGCTGTGTTCCTTTTTGTTTTGTGAGGTAACAAGCAATTTATATTTGACATATACAACAGTTGTATTACTTATTAGATTGAACCCCTTTTGAcaatagtgtgtgtatatatttatttatttatttgcaggCTTAAAATA
The Salmo salar chromosome ssa16, Ssal_v3.1, whole genome shotgun sequence DNA segment above includes these coding regions:
- the LOC106573527 gene encoding LOW QUALITY PROTEIN: electron transfer flavoprotein subunit alpha, mitochondrial (The sequence of the model RefSeq protein was modified relative to this genomic sequence to represent the inferred CDS: inserted 1 base in 1 codon; substituted 2 bases at 2 genomic stop codons); its protein translation is MHRAIKKTHFKQLSGLLQRFQSNLVVAEHNNDKLTPITLSAITAVKKLGDVSCLVAGTDCKASYLKIXVIKQIKSICVWCXQQLACLSTEELTPLILSTQKQFNFTHICAGASAFGKNLLPRVAAKLDVAPISDVIEIKYPDTFDRTIYAGNALSTVKCNDNVKVFTVRGTSFEPTEVEGGSATSEEVATSNSAGMSDWLEATLTKTDRPELTSAKVVVSGGRGLKNGENFKLLYDLADKMNAAVGASRAAVDAGYVPNDMQVGHTGKIVAPELYIAVAISGAIQHLAGMKDSKTIVAXKDPEAPIFQVADYGLVADLFKAVPEMTAALNK